From the Planktothricoides raciborskii GIHE-MW2 genome, the window CGCCGCGATCGCATTATAACGGCGATGATTTGCTGGAAAACTTGGAAGCGTTTACCCTGGCGATCGCCTCTGGACAATGGGTGGTTAACCATGAAACCACATCGGCGATCGCTTCGAGGGACTCAGACTCAGTGGTCAAACCAGAGGTCAAACTAGAAAATCCCCATAGCATCCCCAAATCTAACCCGTCCTGTTTGTTCTTTCCCGTCAAAAGTCAGACCAATTTGTTTGGCTATATTGGCTGTTTCGATCGCCTCAACCGTGCTTGGTCAAAGGCAGATATAGAATTAGTCCAATTAATTGCTCAACAACTAGAAATTGCGGTTCGGCAAGCGCATCTGTATCAACAAATTGAAAAACAAGCCCAACGAGAAAAACTGGTGAATCAAATCACGAGTCAAACTCGGCAAAGCTTTGATTTAACCGTAATTTTAAAGGAGGCGATCGCTCAATTATTAGCCGCCTTAGAGGTTGATCGTTGTATCGTTCATTTGGTAGAAGAGTATCAAAACAACCACGAATTATCCTGGGATAAAGAACAGCAAATCGCCTTTCGCCGACAGCATTTGTTTGAAGTTTGCCGAGAGCCATACCCTTCAACCATTGAAGACTTTGATACCCACGGGCCTTTGACCGAATGGGTCATTTTAAATCGCCAAGCTGCCAGCATTGCTGATATTACCAAAGATCCACGGATTGGGGCGGATAATCCTGAATATGCCGCCGCACAGATTAAATCATCTTTAGTCGTTCCGGTACAAGCTCATGGCAAACTTCATGCTATTTTGTATCTCAATCAATGCAATAAATTACGGAGTTGGTCTCCCCAGGATCAAGAATTAACTCAAGCCGTGGCAGATCAATTGGCCATCTCGATTCAACAAGCGGAACTTTACAAAAAAGTTCACACGGCCATGACGGTTCAGCAAAAAAAAGCCCAAGAATTAAAAGCCGCTTTAGAACAACTCAAACAGATTCAAAGTCAACTGATTCAGAGCGAAAAAATGTCTTCCCTGGGTCAGATGGTGGCGGGGATTGCCCATGAAATTAATAATCCAGTGAATTTTATTTATGGCAATCTTTCTCACCTAGATTGCTATAGTCACGATTTAATGAATTTAGTGAAACTATATCAAAAACGATATCCCGACCCAGGCGTAGAGATTTCTCAGTATATGGAAAATATTGACCTAGAGTTTTTGCAAGAAGATTTATCAAAAATTCTAGGGTCGATGAGAATTGGCGCCGATCGCATTCGGGAAATCGTGCTGTCATTGCGAAATTTTTCTCGCTTAGATGAATCGGATATTAAACAGGTGGATATTCACGAAGGAATTGATAGCACTTTGTTGATTTTGAAAAATCGCCTCAAAGGAAAACCAGGTTATCTGCCCATTGAAGTAGTGAAAAAATATAGTAAACTCCCCAAAGTAGAATGTTATGTTGGGCAATTGAATCAGGTGTTTATGAATCTGATTGCTAATGCGATCGATTCTCTAGAAGAGTATAATCAACATCGCGATCGCGAAGAAATTCGTCATAACCCGAATAAAATTATCATTGAAACTGAACTCCATTCTCAATTAGTGGTGATTAAAATTAAAGATAATGGGTTAGGAATTAAGCCAGAGATTAAGTCCAAACTATTCGATCCATTTTTTACCACCAAACCTGTGGGGAAAGGCACGGGCATGGGACTTTCCATTAGCTATCAGATTGTGGTGCAAAAACACGGCGGTTCTCTGAAGTGTATTTCTCATCCCGGACAAGGTGCAGAATTCATCATTAAAATTCCCTTAACTCAGCGTTCCTTATCCATTGCCTTAGTAAATTAATCTCCTAATCTCCACATTCACGGGTATGGCCCCTACCCCTGAATGGAGATAGAATTTCCCCTAGGATTCGATGACAGGATGCCTAACATTGTGCTGCTCGTCTTGAACCGTCTTTTCCGGCGATCGCTCAGTTA encodes:
- a CDS encoding GAF domain-containing protein produces the protein MIQTYESRQMWHSIIGKIWQSMDLNQIIATAVDELLISLQIERCSFFWYSPETNQVQVVCDRLRDKVDAAPRSHYNGDDLLENLEAFTLAIASGQWVVNHETTSAIASRDSDSVVKPEVKLENPHSIPKSNPSCLFFPVKSQTNLFGYIGCFDRLNRAWSKADIELVQLIAQQLEIAVRQAHLYQQIEKQAQREKLVNQITSQTRQSFDLTVILKEAIAQLLAALEVDRCIVHLVEEYQNNHELSWDKEQQIAFRRQHLFEVCREPYPSTIEDFDTHGPLTEWVILNRQAASIADITKDPRIGADNPEYAAAQIKSSLVVPVQAHGKLHAILYLNQCNKLRSWSPQDQELTQAVADQLAISIQQAELYKKVHTAMTVQQKKAQELKAALEQLKQIQSQLIQSEKMSSLGQMVAGIAHEINNPVNFIYGNLSHLDCYSHDLMNLVKLYQKRYPDPGVEISQYMENIDLEFLQEDLSKILGSMRIGADRIREIVLSLRNFSRLDESDIKQVDIHEGIDSTLLILKNRLKGKPGYLPIEVVKKYSKLPKVECYVGQLNQVFMNLIANAIDSLEEYNQHRDREEIRHNPNKIIIETELHSQLVVIKIKDNGLGIKPEIKSKLFDPFFTTKPVGKGTGMGLSISYQIVVQKHGGSLKCISHPGQGAEFIIKIPLTQRSLSIALVN